A region of Chloroflexota bacterium DNA encodes the following proteins:
- a CDS encoding ribulose-phosphate 3-epimerase has translation MDSKPLFSPSLMCLDFLEVGKQIEILNRHCDMLHADIMDGHFAKNITLSVDIVKAIKSVATIPVEAHLMVTSPNDYIDALAEAGVETISLHAETIQRESYRIIRRIKDLGIKVGIVLCPATPLSMADWYLDQIDILTIMTVEVGYAGQKFIPRMFEKIAEARDLCLDRDYHYVIQVDGAIGKKNYQPLYEAGARAFVVGTSGLFKPGIELEEGCKLMKAEFTEATGVAL, from the coding sequence ATGGATAGCAAACCCCTTTTCTCACCTTCGCTGATGTGTCTCGATTTTCTTGAGGTTGGAAAACAAATCGAGATCCTCAACCGGCATTGTGATATGCTGCATGCCGACATCATGGATGGGCATTTTGCCAAGAATATCACCCTCTCCGTTGATATTGTCAAAGCCATCAAGAGTGTGGCGACTATTCCTGTTGAGGCGCATCTGATGGTGACCTCGCCAAACGATTATATTGATGCCCTGGCTGAGGCTGGCGTTGAGACAATCTCCCTTCATGCGGAGACCATTCAGAGGGAATCCTACCGGATCATCCGCAGGATTAAAGACCTTGGCATCAAGGTTGGGATCGTACTATGCCCGGCGACTCCGCTTTCGATGGCGGATTGGTATTTGGATCAGATTGATATCCTCACCATCATGACGGTTGAGGTTGGCTATGCCGGTCAGAAATTCATCCCCAGAATGTTCGAGAAGATCGCTGAGGCCAGGGACCTTTGCCTTGACCGTGATTATCACTATGTCATCCAGGTGGATGGCGCAATCGGGAAGAAAAACTATCAACCGCTTTATGAAGCTGGGGCACGGGCTTTTGTTGTAGGGACCAGCGGTTTATTCAAACCAGGTATCGAATTGGAAGAAGGTTGTAAGTTGATGAAAGCAGAATTCACCGAGGCGACGGGGGTGGCATTATAA
- the alsK gene encoding allose kinase — MHRGDGGGIIKRSDNFLGIDIGGTNVRLGVVTPDSTLENAEIFSTKQIAGADAADRLLDVIYQYKKNLPYDVDAIAMGFPSTINRDRTVVLSTPNIEGFDNLDIIDQFEEKLQVPVLIEKDTCMLMHYDLDRHDISDGILIGYYIGTGLGNIILIDGKVIVGKDGVAGELGHIPILDRHDKCGCGLEGCSELYVAGLGLERLQRERFSETPIAKIFTVQGQTEEIRYFIESMAKIIVTEINILNPDYIILGGGVIGMTDFPYDLLIDYIHQFTRKPLPGDSLNIIRSDFSNPYNGVIGAGLFARKQLEGAGK; from the coding sequence ATTCACCGAGGCGACGGGGGTGGCATTATAAAGCGGTCTGATAATTTCCTGGGTATTGATATTGGCGGCACCAATGTCCGTCTTGGTGTAGTCACGCCTGATTCCACTTTGGAGAACGCTGAAATTTTCTCCACAAAGCAGATTGCCGGTGCAGACGCCGCCGACCGCCTTCTGGATGTCATTTATCAATATAAGAAAAACTTACCTTATGATGTTGACGCCATTGCGATGGGTTTCCCATCCACGATCAACCGGGATCGGACGGTAGTGCTTTCAACCCCCAATATCGAAGGGTTTGATAACCTGGATATTATTGACCAGTTTGAAGAAAAACTCCAGGTTCCAGTCCTGATCGAAAAAGACACCTGTATGCTCATGCACTATGATCTGGACCGGCATGATATCTCCGATGGCATTTTGATCGGCTACTACATCGGTACTGGCCTGGGCAATATCATCCTCATTGATGGCAAGGTCATCGTTGGCAAGGATGGTGTGGCTGGAGAACTTGGTCATATTCCGATCCTCGACCGGCACGATAAGTGCGGCTGCGGGTTGGAAGGATGCTCTGAGCTGTATGTCGCTGGCCTAGGCTTGGAAAGGCTTCAACGAGAACGCTTCTCAGAAACCCCCATTGCCAAGATTTTCACTGTGCAGGGCCAGACCGAAGAGATCCGTTACTTCATCGAAAGCATGGCGAAGATCATCGTCACCGAGATCAATATTCTCAACCCGGACTACATCATCCTGGGCGGTGGCGTGATTGGGATGACAGACTTCCCCTATGACTTACTGATTGATTATATCCATCAATTCACCCGTAAACCCTTACCCGGTGATTCGTTGAATATCATCCGTTCCGATTTTTCCAATCCCTATAATGGTGTGATTGGTGCGGGGCTGTTCGCTCGCAAGCAGCTGGAAGGAGCAGGAAAATGA
- the rpiB gene encoding ribose 5-phosphate isomerase B, which produces MIALGSDHAGLPLKKAIAQLLDEMGIVFKDYGTYSEERCNYPEFGYKAAVAVASGECEKGIICCGSGIGISLAANKVEGIRCVVCSEPYSALLSRQHNDTNMLAMGSRVVGTELAKMIVRTWLDGEFEGGRHAKRVEQIMMIDKDRTLVLDADMVGE; this is translated from the coding sequence ATGATAGCTCTGGGCAGTGATCACGCAGGGCTTCCTTTAAAAAAGGCCATCGCTCAACTTCTGGATGAGATGGGCATCGTTTTTAAGGATTATGGCACCTACAGCGAAGAACGATGTAATTATCCTGAATTTGGCTATAAAGCAGCGGTGGCCGTGGCCAGTGGTGAATGTGAAAAAGGGATTATCTGCTGCGGGTCCGGTATTGGGATCTCGCTTGCCGCAAACAAAGTTGAAGGCATCCGGTGCGTTGTCTGCAGTGAACCTTATTCAGCCCTTCTTTCCAGGCAGCATAATGACACCAATATGCTGGCAATGGGCAGCAGGGTGGTGGGCACAGAGTTGGCCAAGATGATCGTGAGGACCTGGCTAGATGGTGAATTTGAAGGTGGGCGGCACGCCAAGCGAGTTGAACAAATTATGATGATTGACAAGGACAGAACCCTTGTTCTTGATGCTGATATGGTGGGAGAGTAA